Proteins from one Xiphophorus hellerii strain 12219 chromosome 8, Xiphophorus_hellerii-4.1, whole genome shotgun sequence genomic window:
- the akna gene encoding microtubule organization protein AKNA isoform X3, producing the protein MDRRKNRSGVLQWTPSPIPESPSSTLTSDDSWEKDNNNNEEEEDDFFREMNEDGIIGLSEALEEWELGNPCGDPCSPEDTVPSGGNKDSSLKSSGDDLQPRPAPAENPEPNGLVSKSTVTSSFSPHLYTSTEEELTAALGIEAEMFPDTETESYCSSSSVGSNLPHLELKLRGSPQPAVAISEQVVLENIPSEGSEKQKAGLPPEALKSRTCSLGGAKNGSPEARGCDRNMKAAGARSKPAGMDELRRALVSHQTPNFSKVEPRIHFPKRGYKPPKGRKSLERATMSPQPPFVFKSPADIVEEVLFNSDGSSYSSDTNMPTKAPNSTVPPEFRCRQQATTLLQQLQEDYDRLLTKYAEAENTIDRLRLDAKVNLDSEPPKPGHAVPAGLNQKASYPFKMDLFHPHRAVTCSPGRATRQEKLDASSPSNFGQQLSNILFTQSEKFLQQVQTFEDLLKKDKLASLEELKRGVSQLYEGLNSLERGYLLARDEHKLLQQRELETRHFDPERNLESLIFQCGVRMEELKEQMEQIQQDQLKHQEPIQLELIEHQKPIQQEQLEQDQIQQEKIQQQEPIQQELIQQEVQQHKAVASCRSSPPLTSSSGPSEGEITQTQPQSPSEPSQTDSGSAAELEINSACKRSEEEEDVAEDLMSHYLRSLTRRGKRDEFEPADSLDYCQTMRECFIVPKAASSLPSNSPLKHGGEKEEQKGWRNGNGEVQETFSQSRKVQSDVFSVWRTKTSLPSRCPPSTPPAASARSRKRLERSTSLSSACSLADGAPEWRSCKVQAGSRRVSSQDRISPETDSGFMGSESSHQIPAAVSLRYHQMATESMSAPQDRSPNRPLSAYQLDAGPGDGIELGLRQRRRSRQRRRTFSPQSFISQRKQARADVRPSDLWTLLHSSTNSAHSASEEQQSVRSAGGSLSSSPPAARHRHGDPPRARSSSQGGGGSPIDAFLTLQAEVNLLKEKLEISQWNEELLSSAKNEKPLGAATISRNFCRRRSSSSPIRSVEFCSDISLERRLVQTFDDIEPETFVSHRTRETRGAAAPKQQQNHFFRGSEPEQLQSQVSRFTPTSLAPHNVSSDVRSRNTQTWMSSALEAADGPDSKDESPLCPQCLSILRQPAERPLGGSREPSDPPCWCRCPICGLLKMHICTDSDCYRYFPSSHINNQPSSSERVPTRRFSAAAVSPSPLNHVPLYSQQLLLPSKTRYSSPDMSPGRSSGLRRPRERKSRRRRSHSVEGQASLDGSLERAIRAARRMKHTSGHMARSLASGLVSHKLLTQSCYY; encoded by the exons atggacagaagaaaaaacagatcCGGGGTTCTCCAGTGGACTCCGTCACCCATCCCAGAGTCTCCCTCCTCCACGCTGACCTCGGACGACTCCTGGGAGAAGGACAACAACAAtaatgaagaggaagaggatgacTTCTTCAGGGAAATGAATGAAGATGGCATCATTGGACTGTCGGAGGCCCTGGAGGAGTGGGAATTAGGGAACCCGTGTGGCGATCCTTGCTCCCCAGAGGACACGGTTCCTAGTGGAGGCAACAAGGACTCATCTCTAAAATCCTCAGGAGACGATCTTCAACCCCGGCCAGCCC cagctgaaaaccCAGAGCCTAACGGTCTGGTCTCTAAGTCCACGGTCACCTCCTCCTTTTCACCTCACCTTTACACGTCCACCGAGGAGGAGCTGACAGCTGCTTTAGGGATCGAAGCCGAAATGTTCccagacacagaaacagagtcttactgcagcagcagcagcgtgggGTCCAACCTGCCGCATCTGGAGCTGAAGCTCAGAGGTTCTCCTCAGCCAGCTGTGGCCATTTCTGAACAAGTTGTGTTGGAGAATATTCCTTCAGAAGGATCAGAAAAGCAGAAAGCTGGACTCCCTCCTGAAGCTCTGAAGTCCAGGACGTGTTCCCTCGGCGGAGCCAAGAACGGCTCGCCAGAGGCCAGAGGttgtgacagaaacatgaaagcTGCTGGAGCCAGAAGTAAGCCTGCAGGAATGGACGAGCTCAG GAGAGCATTAGTGTCTCATCAAACCCCAAACTTCTCAAAGGTGGAACCCAGGATTCATTTCCCTAAGCGAGGCTACAAGCCTCCGAAAGGCAGGAAGTCGTTAGAGAGAGCCACGATGTCGCCGCAGCCCCCCTTCGTGTTTAAATCCCCCGCCGACATCGTTGAGGAAGTCCTGTTCAACAGTGACGGATCCTCCTACTCCTCCGATACCAACATGCCCACCAAGGCTCCCAACTCCACCGTCCCTCCAGAGTTCAGGTGTCGGCAGCAGGCCACCACTCTGCTGCAACAGCTGCAG GAAGACTACGACAGGCTGCTGACCAAGTACGCGGAGGCGGAGAACACCATCGATCGTCTCCGTCTGGACGCAAAG GTGAACCTGGACTCCGAGCCTCCAAAGCCCGGTCACGCCGTGCCTGCTGGGCTGAACCAGAAGGCTTCATACCCCTTCAAGATGGATTTATTTCATCCTCACAGAGCTGTGACCTGCTCTCCTGGACGAGCTACTCGTCAGG AAAAGTTAGACGCCTCTTCGCCATCCAACTTCGGACAACAACTCTCTAATATCCTCTTCACTCAGTCTGAGAAGTTCCTTCAGCAG GTGCAAACTTTTGAGGATCTCCTTAAGAAGGATAAACTCGCATCCTTAGAAGAATTAAAG CGCGGCGTTTCTCAGCTCTACGAGGGGCTGAACTCTCTAGAAAGAGGATACCTTCTGGCTCGAGATGAGCACAAACTCCTGCAGCAGAGAGAACTGGAAACCCGACATTTTGACCCCGAACG gAACCTGGAGAGCCTGATCTTTCAGTGCGGGGTGcggatggaggagctgaaggagCAGATGGAGCAGATTCAGCAGGATCAGCTTAAGCATCAGGAACCGATTCAGCTGGAGTTGATTGAGCATCAGAAACCGATTCAGCAAGAGCAGCTTGAGCAGGATCAGATTCAGCAGGAGAAGATTCAGCAGCAAGAGCCGATTCAGCAGGAGTTGATTCAGCAAGAGGTTCAGCAGCACAAAGCTGTTGCTTCTTGTCGTTCTTCACCTCCTCTGACCTCCTCATCTGGTCCGTCTGAAGGAGAAATAACCCAGACTCAACCGCAG AGTCCGTCTGAGCCTTCCCAGActgattctggttctgcagcagaGCTGGAGATAAACTCCGCCTGTAAAAggagtgaggaagaggaagatgtgGCTGAAGACCTCATGTCTCACTACTTAAGATCTTTGACTAGAAGGGGCAAACGTGATGAATTTGAACCAGCTGATTCGCTGGATTA CTGCCAAACAATGAGGGAGTGTTTCATAGTTCCCAAAGCTGCGTCCTCTCTTCCTTCAAACTCGCCTCTAAAACACGGAGGTGAGAAAGAAGAGCAGAAAGGTTGGAGAAATGGAAACGGCGAAGTCCAGGAAACTTTTTCACAGAG cagaaaagtGCAATCGGACGTCTTCTCTGTGTGGCGCACTAAGACCAGCCTTCCCTCACGCTGCCCCCCCTCCACGCCGCCTGCTGCTTCGGCCCGCAGCAGGAAACGTTTGGAGCGGAGCACCAGCCTGAGCAGCGCCTGCAGCCTGGCGGACGGAGCGCCAGAATGGAGGAGCTGCAAGGTCCAGGCAGGAAGCAGGAGGGTCTCGTCTCAG GATCGAATCTCCCCAGAGACGGACAGCGGGTTCATGGGCTCCGAGAGCAGCCATCAGATTCCTGCTGCAGTTTCACTCCGCTACCACCAGATGGCGACAGAGAG CATGTCGGCGCCTCAGGACAGAAGCCCAAACAGGCCCCTGTCTGCCTACCAGCTGGATGCGGGGCCCGGAGACGGCATCGAGCTGGGGCTCcgtcagaggaggaggagcaggcaGAGGAGGCGCACCTTCTCCCCCCAGAGCTTCATCAGCCAGAGGAAACAGGCCAGAGCCGACGTCAGGCCCTCTGACCTCTGGACGCTCTTACACTCGAGCACAAACAGCG ctcATTCGGCCTCTGAAGAGCAGCAGAGCGTCCGCTCCGCCGGCGGCTCGCTCTCCAGCTCCCCGCCGGCCGCCCGCCATCGCCATGGCGACCCCCCCAGAGCGCGGAGCTCCAGCCAGGGTGGAGGGGGGAGCCCCAT tgacgCGTTCCTGACGTTGCAAGCCGAAGTTAACCTACTGAAGGAGAAACTGGAAATTTCTCAGTGGAACGAGGAGCTGCTGAGCTCGGCGAAAAACGAGAAGCCGCTGGGCGCTGCGACGATTTCGAGAAACTTCTGTCGCCGCCGCTCCTCCTCGTCTCCCATCAG ATCTGTGGAGTTTTGCAGTGACATCAGTCTGGAGAGGAGATTAGTTCAGACCTTCGATGACATCGAACCGGAGACGTTCGTCTCTCATCGAACCAGAGAGACGAGAGGCGCCGCTgcaccaaaacaacaacaaaatcactTCT tcaGGGGATCAGAACCGGAGCAGCTCCAGTCTCAGGTTTCCAGATTTACCCCAACGTCTCTGGCGCCACATAACGTTTCCTCTGACGTTCGCAGCAGGAACACACAGACGT GGATGTCCTCCGCTCTGGAAGCTGCAGACGGACCTGACAGCAAAGATGAGAGTCCTCTTTGTCCTCAGTGTTTGTCCATCCTCAGACAACCTGCTGAAC gtccactaggtggcagcagagAGCCATCGGACCCTCCGTGTTGGTGCCGCTGTCCCATCTGTGGACTTCTCAAAATGCACATATGCACAGATTCAG ATTGTTACAGATATTTTCCCTCCAGTCACATAAACAACCAGCCAAGTTCCTCAGAAAGAGTTCCCACCAGGAGGTTCAGCGCCGCTGCAGTTTCACCTTCACCCCTGAATCATGTGCCTTTGTACTCGCAACAGCTGCT GCTGCCCTCCAAAACCCGGTATTCCTCTCCTGACATGTCGCCGGGCCGCAGCTCAGGACTCCGGCGTCCCAGAGAGAGGAAGAGCCGGCGCAGACGATCGCACTCGGTGGAGGGCCAGGCGTCGCTGGACGGCTCTCTGGAGCGCGCCATCCGCGCGGCGCGGCGCATGAAGCACACGTCCGGACACATGGCGCGCTCGCTGGCGTCAGGCCTCGTCTCCCACAAGCTGCTCACGCAGTCCTGCTACTACTAG